One genomic window of bacterium includes the following:
- a CDS encoding nucleotidyl transferase AbiEii/AbiGii toxin family protein, with protein MKEHLRQLASKVDNDLARALLAREYLQARALESFQDAGVFLRWAFLGGTALRFLFDIPRFSEDLDFSLIVPGDHSGFSAALAEVKRALTLEGYRIEVKASEEKVVSSAWIRFPGLPHELGFSPRPSQNLSIKVELDT; from the coding sequence TTGAAAGAGCACCTGAGGCAACTCGCATCCAAAGTGGACAACGACCTCGCCCGCGCCCTCCTGGCGCGGGAATACCTGCAGGCCAGAGCCCTTGAATCCTTCCAGGATGCCGGTGTGTTCCTGCGGTGGGCTTTCCTGGGTGGTACAGCTCTGCGTTTTCTGTTCGATATCCCACGCTTTTCCGAAGACCTCGACTTTTCCCTTATCGTCCCGGGGGATCACTCCGGATTCAGTGCGGCGTTGGCGGAAGTGAAGCGGGCGCTGACGCTGGAAGGCTACCGTATCGAGGTCAAGGCCAGTGAAGAAAAGGTGGTTTCCTCAGCCTGGATCAGGTTCCCTGGCCTTCCCCACGAACTCGGTTTTTCGCCGCGGCCGTCCCAGAACCTCTCCATCAAGGTCGAACTGGACACCAA